From the genome of Vulpes lagopus strain Blue_001 chromosome 2, ASM1834538v1, whole genome shotgun sequence, one region includes:
- the LOC121478611 gene encoding zinc finger and SCAN domain-containing protein 4-like, whose product MASDIRISFQGEPSMNDPGSENLEHKLSQGPAIQEEDEICEFPSTQLTLLQNSNSSARQELQNLYKLFHSWLQPEKHSKDEIISHLVLEQFMINGHCSDRSMLKEKWNASGRNLEKFMEDMTDDGMKLPGLVHVHMKGQEALFSENMPLREVIVHFMKQLSAGTPTEENMGTPSWTSQDTSLETGQGDKDKANGDNIYHNDGITSQGNAIPSLFIVHEEDCPQPEEDSVSLKNLLSPGRAGLGTSKSQEGSLQGHPYQDVLMEGAPGFHSRSPQSPLTLFSIHQRTVLNSTCGGRQERFCEAQNSYRCEKCPRIFRYFSQLKAHQRRHNNERTFIYAESNKGFFQASDLYVHQKIHAKEKPFRCSTCEKSFSHKTNLLAHERIHTGEKPYVCALCQRSYRQSSTYHRHLRTHQKIAVKGTPSTSEASSAVASV is encoded by the exons ATGGCTTCAGATATCAGAATATCATTTCAGGGAGAACCATCTATGAATGATCCTGGGTCAGAAAACCTAGAGCATAAACTTAGCCAAGGACCAGCCATTCAGGAGGAAGACGAGATCTGTGAGTTCCCAAGCACTCAGCTCACTTTATTGCAAAACAGTAACTCAAGTGCAAGGCAGGAACTGCAAAATCTCTACAAGTTATTTCACTCATGGCTGCAACCAGAGAAACACAGCAAGGATGAGATTATTTCTCATCTGGTCTTGGAACAGTTTATGATCAATGGCCACTGCAGTGACAGGTCCATGTTGAAAGAGAAATGGAATGCAAGTGGCAGGAACCTGGAGAAATTCATGGAAGATATGACTGATGATGGCATGAAGCTACCTGGATTA GTCCACGTCCACATGAAGGGTCAGGAAGCCCTCTTTTCTGAGAATATGCCCTTAAGAGAAGTCATCGTTCATTTCATGAAACAATTGTCAGCAGGAACTCCAACAGAAGAGAACATGGGAACACCCTCCTGGACTTCCCAAGATACTTCCCTGGAAACAGGACAAG GAGATAAAGATAAAGCAAATGGTGACAACATTTATCACAATGACGGTATTACTAGTCAAGGCAATGCAATACCTTCCCTGTTCATTGTCCATGAGGAGGACTGTCCTCAGCCTGAAGAGGACAGTGTTTCTTTGAAGAATCTGCTCAGCCCTGGAAGAGCGGGTCTAGGTACGTCCAAGTCCCAGGAAGGATCCCTGCAAGGACACCCATATCAAGATGTCCTGATGGAGGGGGCACCAGGGTTTCACTCTCGGTCACCCCAGTCACCCTTGACCCTTTTTTCTATCCACCAAAGAACCGTGTTGAACTCCACATGTGGGGGACGCCAAGAAAGATTCTGTGAAGCTCAAAACTCCTACAGATGTGAAAAATGTCCCAGGATCTTTAGGTATTTCTCTCAGCTAAAAGCCCATCAGAGAAGACACAACAATGAGAGGACATTCATTTATGCTGAGAGTAACAAAGGCTTCTTCCAAGCATCAGACCTATACGTGCATCAGAAGATTCACGCAAAAGAGAAGCCTTTCAGGTGCAGCACATGTGAAAAATCCTTCAGCCACAAAACCAACCTACTGGCCCATGAGAGAATCCACACGGGTGAGAAGCCCTATGTATGTGCGCTTTGCCAGAGAAGCTACCGCCAGTCATCCACCTACCACCGCCACCTGAGGACTCACCAGAAAATTGCCGTCAAAGGTACTCCTTCCACATCAGAAGCTTCCTCAGCTGTAGCCTCAGTGTAG